A window of Natrinema versiforme contains these coding sequences:
- a CDS encoding allophanate hydrolase subunit 1 gives MATERITPVDLPEPRYEYGADDHVFVELAEEMSFTANFKAMAITQQVAERDIDGVVENCPANASYMLRIDPEIIHPDDLIAELKEIESEIDLENYEWETRIIDVPVLFEDPWTHETLMEFRERHQDPDGTDLEYSAELNGFDGVESFIDAFVGAPHLVTMVGFVPGLPWCFQMVPRNQQLEVPKYVEPRTDTPSRAVGFGGAFSVIYPVQGAGGYQLYGRTPIEVLDTEQTLPDFRDSMVFPNPGDILNYRRIDREEYDAIREEVKAGTYEYNYGEVRFSPEEFFESPAEYNERLMEVVE, from the coding sequence ATGGCCACCGAACGGATCACACCCGTCGACCTTCCCGAACCGCGCTACGAGTACGGGGCGGACGATCACGTGTTCGTCGAACTCGCGGAGGAGATGAGCTTCACTGCCAATTTCAAGGCGATGGCGATCACCCAGCAGGTCGCCGAGCGAGACATCGACGGCGTCGTCGAAAACTGCCCGGCCAACGCGTCCTACATGCTCCGTATCGATCCGGAGATCATCCACCCGGACGACCTGATCGCGGAGCTCAAAGAGATCGAGTCCGAGATCGACCTCGAGAACTACGAGTGGGAGACGCGTATCATCGACGTGCCGGTCCTGTTCGAGGATCCGTGGACCCACGAGACGCTCATGGAGTTCCGGGAACGCCATCAAGACCCCGACGGGACGGACCTCGAGTACTCGGCGGAACTCAACGGCTTCGACGGCGTCGAATCCTTTATCGACGCCTTCGTCGGCGCGCCCCATCTGGTCACGATGGTCGGGTTCGTGCCGGGGCTGCCGTGGTGTTTCCAGATGGTCCCGCGGAACCAGCAGTTGGAGGTTCCCAAATACGTCGAGCCACGGACCGACACGCCGAGCCGCGCGGTCGGTTTCGGCGGCGCGTTCTCGGTCATCTATCCGGTACAGGGGGCCGGCGGCTACCAGCTGTACGGGCGGACTCCGATCGAAGTGCTCGACACCGAGCAGACGCTGCCCGACTTCCGCGATTCGATGGTGTTCCCGAACCCCGGTGACATCCTGAACTACAGACGGATCGATCGCGAGGAGTACGACGCGATCCGCGAGGAGGTCAAAGCGGGCACCTACGAGTACAATTACGGCGAAGTCCGGTTCTCACCGGAGGAGTTCTTCGAGTCACCGGCCGAGTACAACGAGCGGCTCATGGAGGTGGTCGAATGA
- a CDS encoding acetyl-CoA carboxylase — translation MTEKTTIKSPMPGIFYRQPDPDDPPFAEPGDTVEAGDTIGLVEVMKNFHDIEADSSGTISEFLVENEAEVEADQAIVELE, via the coding sequence ATGACAGAGAAAACCACGATCAAGTCACCGATGCCGGGCATCTTCTACCGACAACCCGATCCTGACGACCCGCCGTTCGCCGAACCGGGAGACACCGTCGAAGCGGGCGACACGATCGGCCTCGTCGAAGTGATGAAGAACTTCCACGACATCGAGGCCGACAGTTCGGGGACGATCAGCGAGTTCCTCGTCGAGAACGAGGCCGAAGTCGAAGCCGATCAGGCGATCGTCGAACTCGAATAA
- a CDS encoding biotin-dependent carboxyltransferase family protein: MIEIEAGGIASTVQDLGRTGHYHIGMPPSGAMDRYAHTVANYLVGNDTDAATVEMTYQGITATFRDDAVIAITGADMSPSLNGDPIDTWETVAVDAGDELELAFATEGARAYLAVAGGIDVPEVMDSRSTYTLVGIGGHEGRGLEEGDRLPIGDAPAERRELVGTRIDDEDVPDYANEDTVRIVLGLTSYRLTEEAKETLCESEWTVSSEADRVGYRLEGPDLEFEEREQPFGAGTDPSNVVDLGYPIGSIQVPQQPIVLMQDAVTGGGYATVGTVISADRGLLAQRQTHKSVSFESVDVDEAIDARRDQNARLEAIRADIEGEN, from the coding sequence ATGATCGAAATCGAGGCGGGCGGTATCGCGAGTACGGTCCAAGACCTCGGTCGCACCGGCCACTACCACATCGGCATGCCGCCGTCGGGTGCGATGGACCGCTACGCCCACACGGTCGCAAACTATCTCGTCGGGAACGACACCGACGCGGCGACCGTCGAAATGACGTATCAGGGCATCACCGCGACGTTCCGAGACGACGCCGTGATCGCGATCACCGGTGCCGACATGTCCCCCAGCCTCAACGGCGACCCGATCGACACGTGGGAGACCGTCGCCGTCGACGCCGGCGACGAACTCGAGTTGGCGTTCGCGACCGAGGGGGCGCGAGCCTACCTCGCGGTGGCCGGCGGCATCGACGTTCCCGAGGTGATGGACAGCCGCTCGACGTACACCCTCGTCGGGATCGGCGGTCACGAAGGCCGCGGTCTCGAGGAGGGCGACCGGCTCCCGATCGGGGATGCACCGGCCGAGCGGCGCGAACTGGTCGGCACGCGGATCGACGACGAGGACGTGCCCGACTACGCGAACGAGGACACCGTTCGGATCGTCCTCGGACTGACGAGCTACCGGCTCACCGAGGAGGCCAAGGAGACGCTCTGTGAGTCCGAGTGGACAGTCTCGTCGGAAGCGGACCGCGTCGGCTACCGGCTCGAGGGGCCGGACCTCGAGTTCGAGGAGCGCGAGCAACCCTTCGGCGCGGGAACCGATCCGTCGAACGTCGTGGACCTCGGCTATCCCATCGGGTCGATTCAGGTGCCCCAGCAGCCGATCGTCCTCATGCAGGACGCGGTCACGGGCGGCGGCTACGCGACCGTCGGGACCGTGATCAGCGCCGACCGCGGGCTGCTCGCACAGCGCCAGACCCACAAGTCGGTCTCTTTCGAGTCAGTCGACGTCGACGAGGCGATCGACGCGCGCAGAGACCAGAACGCGCGCCTCGAGGCGATCCGAGCGGACATCGAGGGTGAGAATTAG
- a CDS encoding aspartate aminotransferase family protein has protein sequence MAGQQTDSSAGRESNAAVLSAYDDHVMPIWKSLDVPIKRASGCTLEDFEGNEYLDVFSGISVVNVGHDNDAVVDAAKDQLDEFVHGCSYVHPNEPVADLAERIADVTPGDLQKSFFCNSGTEAVEGAVKLARKYTGSKEVIALEMGFHGRTLGSLALTGNKAYKQGMAPTLNDVAHTAPPYGYRCPRCDGDQCDADCAEELERIIGSHTSGDLAAVVVEPVMGEAGIIVPPAGWLERVQEIAHDHGALLIADEVQTGYGRTGELFASSHFDVEPDILTQAKGIANGLPLGAFTASAEIADAFESGDHLSTFGGNPVACAAALATIDELQDGIVDNASEQGAWLESELQTLEDEYDVVGQTRGLGLMRGVELVDPSETGPQNVAPKPDSDLASAVSESLREESNVVMGVGGYYKNVMRFQPPLTISRDQLQYAVDELEAALETVA, from the coding sequence ATGGCTGGACAACAAACTGATTCGTCCGCCGGCCGGGAGTCGAACGCGGCCGTCCTGTCGGCGTACGACGACCACGTGATGCCCATCTGGAAATCGCTCGACGTGCCGATCAAACGGGCCTCGGGCTGTACGCTCGAGGACTTCGAGGGCAACGAGTACCTCGATGTCTTCTCCGGGATTTCGGTGGTCAACGTCGGCCACGACAACGACGCCGTCGTCGACGCCGCGAAAGACCAACTCGACGAGTTCGTCCACGGCTGTTCGTACGTCCACCCCAACGAACCGGTCGCCGACCTCGCCGAACGGATCGCCGACGTGACGCCGGGCGACCTGCAGAAGAGCTTCTTCTGTAATTCCGGGACCGAGGCCGTGGAGGGCGCGGTCAAACTCGCGCGGAAGTACACCGGCTCGAAGGAAGTCATCGCCCTCGAGATGGGCTTTCACGGCCGTACCCTCGGCAGTCTGGCGCTGACGGGGAACAAGGCCTACAAGCAGGGCATGGCCCCGACGCTCAACGACGTTGCCCACACCGCGCCGCCGTACGGCTACCGCTGTCCGCGCTGTGACGGCGACCAGTGCGATGCCGACTGCGCCGAGGAACTCGAGCGGATCATCGGCTCGCACACGAGCGGGGACCTCGCGGCGGTCGTCGTCGAACCCGTCATGGGCGAGGCCGGAATCATCGTGCCGCCGGCGGGGTGGCTCGAGCGGGTCCAGGAGATCGCCCACGACCACGGCGCACTGCTCATCGCCGACGAGGTCCAGACCGGCTACGGTCGGACCGGGGAGCTGTTCGCGAGCAGCCACTTCGATGTCGAACCCGACATCCTCACGCAGGCGAAAGGCATCGCGAACGGGTTGCCGCTGGGTGCCTTCACCGCCTCCGCGGAGATCGCGGACGCCTTCGAGTCCGGCGACCACCTCTCGACGTTCGGCGGGAACCCCGTCGCTTGTGCCGCCGCGCTCGCGACGATCGACGAACTACAGGACGGGATCGTCGACAACGCCAGCGAGCAGGGCGCGTGGCTCGAGTCCGAACTCCAGACCCTCGAGGACGAGTACGACGTCGTCGGGCAGACCCGCGGCCTCGGGCTCATGCGCGGCGTCGAACTCGTCGATCCGAGCGAGACCGGGCCACAGAACGTCGCGCCGAAACCGGACAGCGACCTCGCGTCCGCGGTGAGCGAGTCCCTCCGCGAGGAGTCGAACGTCGTGATGGGCGTCGGCGGCTACTACAAGAACGTCATGCGCTTCCAGCCGCCGCTGACCATCTCCCGCGACCAGCTCCAGTACGCCGTCGACGAACTGGAGGCGGCCCTCGAGACGGTCGCCTGA
- a CDS encoding acetyl/propionyl/methylcrotonyl-CoA carboxylase subunit alpha, which produces MFERVLIANREEIAVRIIQACTDLDIDAIAVYSDADEDAKHVRMADEAYHIGGSKAKDSYLNQDALLEAARAADADAIHPGYGFLAENESFAANVEESEFAWIGPPSDVMADFGEKTKARKIMESADVPIVPGTTDPVTSADEVEAFAEEHGYPVAIKADGGGGGRGLKIVHEPSQIDSKLQEAIREGDAYFDNPNVYLEKFLESPRHIEVQIIGDEHGNVRHLGERDCSIQRRQQKLLEESPSPVLDDDTRAELWEAACRGAAAADYVNAGTVEFLYEGGEFYFIEVNARIQVEHAVTEELTGIDLVTWQLRVAAGEELSFSQDEVDPRGAAMEFRINAEDPDNDFTPLPGTLSTYEPPRGIGVRVDDGVDEGDSIAPFYDSMFAKLIVTGQDRDEVLARSKRTLDETTIEGVPTTIPFHRRLLEDDGFISNEHTTKYVERELLDE; this is translated from the coding sequence GTGTTCGAAAGAGTGCTGATCGCGAACCGAGAAGAGATCGCCGTTCGAATCATTCAGGCGTGTACGGACCTGGATATCGACGCGATAGCCGTCTACAGCGACGCCGACGAGGACGCCAAACACGTCCGCATGGCCGACGAGGCCTACCACATCGGCGGCTCGAAGGCGAAAGATAGCTATCTCAATCAGGACGCGCTGCTCGAGGCGGCGCGGGCGGCCGACGCCGACGCGATTCACCCGGGGTACGGGTTCCTCGCCGAGAACGAATCGTTCGCCGCGAACGTCGAGGAAAGCGAGTTCGCGTGGATCGGCCCGCCGAGCGACGTGATGGCCGATTTCGGCGAGAAGACGAAAGCCCGAAAGATCATGGAATCGGCGGACGTCCCCATCGTGCCCGGAACGACCGATCCGGTCACGTCCGCCGACGAAGTCGAGGCGTTCGCCGAGGAACACGGCTATCCCGTCGCGATCAAAGCCGACGGCGGCGGCGGCGGCCGCGGGCTTAAGATCGTCCACGAACCGTCCCAGATCGACTCGAAGCTCCAGGAAGCGATTCGCGAGGGCGACGCGTACTTCGACAACCCGAACGTCTACCTCGAGAAGTTCCTCGAGAGCCCGCGTCACATCGAAGTCCAGATCATCGGCGACGAACACGGAAACGTGCGCCACCTCGGCGAACGCGACTGCAGCATTCAGCGACGCCAGCAGAAACTCCTCGAGGAGTCGCCCTCACCGGTGCTAGACGACGACACGCGCGCCGAACTCTGGGAGGCCGCCTGCCGCGGGGCAGCGGCGGCCGACTACGTCAACGCCGGCACCGTCGAGTTCCTCTACGAGGGCGGCGAGTTCTACTTCATCGAAGTCAACGCGCGGATTCAGGTCGAACACGCGGTGACCGAGGAACTCACCGGGATCGATCTGGTCACGTGGCAGCTCCGGGTCGCCGCCGGCGAGGAACTCTCGTTCTCCCAAGACGAGGTCGACCCGCGCGGGGCCGCCATGGAGTTCCGCATCAACGCGGAGGACCCCGACAACGATTTCACGCCGTTGCCGGGGACGCTGTCGACGTACGAACCGCCGCGGGGCATCGGCGTTCGCGTCGACGACGGCGTCGACGAGGGCGACTCGATCGCCCCGTTTTACGACTCGATGTTCGCGAAACTGATCGTCACCGGACAGGACAGAGACGAGGTGCTCGCCCGCAGTAAACGCACGCTCGACGAGACGACGATCGAGGGCGTCCCGACGACGATCCCGTTCCACCGGCGGCTCCTCGAGGACGACGGGTTCATTTCGAACGAACACACGACGAAGTACGTGGAACGAGAACTGCTCGACGAGTGA
- a CDS encoding LamB/YcsF family protein encodes MAAIDINCDMGESFGNWTMGHDEAVMPYITSANVAGGYHAGDPHVMRETVELAAEHDVGIGVHPGLPDRTGFGRRKIDATPEEVRDYVVYQLGALTAFARRHGATVQHVKPHGAMYSMLSESPEHARAVMNGMLEVDDDLIYLATDMNIYEVARDIDGLRAVFEGYVDLDYRADRSLIVEQELADRDPELVAERFVSIATDGVVEAANGEEISIPAESICIHGDNPNAVAILEAIHDRVEEHDIELAPLSQIA; translated from the coding sequence ATGGCGGCGATCGACATCAACTGCGATATGGGCGAGAGCTTCGGCAACTGGACGATGGGCCACGACGAGGCGGTCATGCCCTACATCACGTCCGCGAACGTCGCCGGCGGGTATCACGCCGGCGATCCGCACGTAATGCGGGAAACGGTCGAGTTGGCGGCCGAACACGACGTCGGCATCGGTGTCCATCCCGGTCTGCCGGATCGGACCGGCTTCGGGCGGCGCAAGATCGACGCCACGCCGGAAGAAGTGCGCGACTACGTCGTCTACCAACTCGGCGCGCTCACGGCGTTCGCTCGCCGCCACGGCGCGACCGTCCAGCACGTCAAGCCCCACGGGGCGATGTATTCGATGCTCTCGGAAAGCCCGGAGCACGCCCGCGCGGTCATGAACGGCATGCTCGAGGTCGACGACGATCTCATCTACCTCGCGACCGATATGAACATCTACGAGGTCGCACGGGACATCGACGGGCTTCGGGCGGTGTTCGAAGGCTACGTCGATCTGGATTACCGGGCCGACCGCTCCCTGATCGTCGAACAGGAACTCGCCGACCGCGATCCCGAACTCGTCGCCGAACGGTTCGTCTCGATCGCCACCGACGGCGTCGTGGAGGCGGCAAACGGCGAGGAGATCTCGATCCCCGCCGAGAGCATCTGTATCCACGGGGACAACCCCAATGCCGTCGCGATCCTCGAGGCGATCCACGACCGGGTCGAGGAACACGACATCGAACTCGCACCGCTGTCGCAAATCGCCTGA
- a CDS encoding translation initiation factor IF-2 subunit beta → MDYESSLDRAMEDVPDIGGDEQRLQIPDPEPQKDGAFTRVTNLDEIADVLSRDTEHLHRFIQRELGTSGKLENGRGRYNGTFSQTDLDAAIDAYVDEYVLCSECGLPDTRLVREDRTPMLRCDACGAFRPVTKRSTSSQQQQQQDAVEEGQTYTVEITGTGRKGDGVAEKGSYTIFVPGADEGDVVDIYIKNISGNLAFARLD, encoded by the coding sequence ATGGATTACGAATCGAGTCTCGACCGAGCGATGGAGGATGTCCCCGATATCGGGGGCGACGAACAGCGGCTACAGATTCCCGACCCGGAGCCACAGAAAGACGGCGCGTTCACGCGAGTAACCAACCTCGACGAGATCGCCGACGTGCTCTCCCGGGACACCGAGCACCTCCACCGGTTCATCCAGCGCGAACTGGGGACCAGCGGCAAGCTCGAGAACGGCCGCGGCCGGTACAACGGGACCTTCTCGCAGACGGACCTCGACGCGGCGATCGACGCCTACGTCGACGAGTACGTCCTCTGTTCGGAGTGTGGCCTGCCGGACACCCGTCTCGTCCGCGAGGACCGCACCCCAATGTTGCGCTGTGATGCCTGCGGTGCGTTCCGCCCCGTCACCAAGCGCTCGACCAGCAGCCAGCAGCAACAACAGCAAGACGCCGTCGAAGAGGGCCAGACCTACACGGTCGAAATCACCGGCACCGGCCGCAAGGGCGACGGTGTCGCGGAGAAGGGCAGTTACACGATCTTCGTCCCCGGTGCGGACGAGGGCGACGTCGTCGACATCTACATCAAGAACATCTCGGGCAATCTCGCGTTCGCCCGCCTCGACTGA
- a CDS encoding MarR family transcriptional regulator translates to MIRRHAPIGSRHVTAVGRAIRACADAVGSASAIRRDESTANRSRQRREAWAGRLEDTSRTATGEAPGEDSDAGAADGGPTDDESDGGSSIANGAVDPDDGPTSRAEILEYGLTPAEYVRAVLVEHGGRIKQQRFIDRYGWSRATLSRLLSDLEGRDVVERYRIGREKIVCLPAAVPDSVC, encoded by the coding sequence ATGATTCGACGACACGCGCCGATCGGTTCCCGACACGTGACCGCCGTCGGACGGGCGATTCGAGCCTGCGCCGACGCGGTCGGCTCCGCGAGTGCGATTCGACGCGACGAGAGTACTGCGAACCGATCTAGGCAGCGACGCGAGGCGTGGGCGGGGCGGCTCGAGGACACGAGCCGAACCGCAACCGGCGAGGCGCCAGGCGAGGATTCGGACGCGGGAGCGGCTGACGGTGGACCGACGGACGACGAATCGGACGGCGGGTCGTCGATCGCGAACGGGGCCGTCGATCCGGACGACGGACCCACGAGCAGGGCCGAGATCCTCGAGTACGGCCTCACGCCCGCAGAGTACGTCCGCGCGGTGCTCGTCGAACACGGCGGCCGGATCAAACAGCAGCGCTTCATCGACCGCTACGGCTGGTCGCGTGCGACGCTCAGCCGGCTGCTCTCCGATCTCGAGGGGCGCGACGTCGTCGAACGCTACCGGATCGGTCGCGAGAAAATCGTCTGTCTCCCGGCCGCGGTACCCGACTCGGTGTGCTGA
- a CDS encoding APC family permease, whose translation MVEDSNNFERILTKKDLFVLAFGAMIGWGWIIQTGFWIDEAGVAGSVLGFVAGAIMVCIVGLIYGELASALPFVGGEHVYSFRALGPLWSFVCTWSLVLGYVGVVVFEVVALPSAMAYIVPGFNVLELWTVAGEPVYASWILVGGIGAVVMTALNYRGVKPAAQFQTILALVIGLAGIMLVIGALFNGQSQPNPPLSDVGTAGVATVAIMTPFMFVGFDVIPQSAEEADVAPRLIGLLIPASVTLAALFYIAVIWASGQAMPGSTLVDSPLPAAAAMEAIFSSQLIGRIMALAGIAGILTSWNSFLLGASRAVFALADSGMIPRRINTLHPEYNTPSTAIALIGGLSIFAPLFGEQMLVWIVNASGLGLVVAWFIVAVSFLVLRRREPELNRPLKLPFGYAFGVAGLVLTLGFIGLYLPGGPSALVWPYEWAIVLLWALLGVVLYGASSTDSDLELADLELDELE comes from the coding sequence ATGGTAGAAGATAGCAACAACTTCGAGCGGATACTGACGAAGAAAGACCTCTTCGTGCTCGCGTTCGGCGCGATGATCGGGTGGGGATGGATTATCCAGACCGGCTTCTGGATCGACGAAGCGGGGGTCGCCGGATCGGTGCTCGGCTTCGTCGCGGGCGCGATCATGGTCTGTATCGTCGGCCTGATCTACGGCGAGCTCGCCTCCGCGCTGCCGTTCGTCGGCGGCGAGCACGTGTACAGCTTCCGGGCGCTCGGGCCGCTCTGGTCGTTCGTCTGTACGTGGTCGCTCGTCCTCGGCTACGTCGGCGTCGTCGTCTTCGAGGTCGTGGCGCTACCGTCCGCGATGGCGTACATCGTACCCGGCTTCAACGTCCTCGAACTCTGGACGGTGGCCGGCGAGCCGGTCTACGCCTCGTGGATTCTCGTCGGCGGGATCGGCGCGGTCGTGATGACGGCGCTCAACTACCGCGGCGTGAAACCCGCAGCACAGTTCCAAACGATACTGGCACTCGTCATCGGTCTGGCCGGGATCATGCTCGTCATCGGCGCGCTCTTCAACGGCCAGTCGCAGCCGAACCCGCCGCTGTCGGACGTCGGAACGGCGGGCGTGGCGACGGTCGCGATCATGACGCCGTTCATGTTCGTCGGCTTCGACGTTATCCCCCAATCCGCGGAGGAAGCAGATGTCGCGCCCCGGCTCATCGGACTACTCATCCCGGCGTCGGTCACGCTCGCCGCGCTGTTTTACATCGCGGTCATCTGGGCGTCCGGACAGGCGATGCCCGGCTCCACGCTCGTCGACAGTCCGCTGCCGGCCGCCGCGGCCATGGAAGCGATCTTCAGCAGTCAGCTGATCGGCCGTATCATGGCACTCGCCGGTATCGCGGGCATCCTGACGAGTTGGAACTCCTTCCTGCTCGGAGCCAGCCGTGCCGTCTTCGCGCTCGCCGACTCCGGCATGATCCCGCGGCGGATCAACACGCTCCACCCCGAGTACAATACGCCCTCGACGGCCATCGCCCTCATCGGCGGTCTCTCGATCTTCGCCCCACTGTTCGGCGAACAGATGCTGGTCTGGATCGTCAACGCGAGCGGCCTCGGTCTCGTCGTCGCGTGGTTCATCGTGGCCGTCTCCTTCCTGGTGTTGCGCCGTCGCGAGCCCGAACTGAACCGGCCGCTGAAGCTCCCGTTCGGGTACGCGTTCGGAGTGGCCGGGCTGGTCCTGACGCTCGGATTCATCGGCCTCTACCTGCCCGGCGGCCCGTCGGCGCTCGTGTGGCCCTACGAGTGGGCGATCGTCCTCCTCTGGGCGCTGCTCGGCGTGGTCCTGTACGGCGCCTCCTCGACCGATTCCGACCTCGAGCTGGCGGATCTCGAACTCGACGAACTCGAGTAG
- a CDS encoding Lrp/AsnC family transcriptional regulator: protein MDERNVRILQAIAELGTGSPDEISEYTDIPKSTVHYRLTKLKESGVVTDDLFDIDLEEFGLEITVITEVIAEYEEQYHEEVGEKLAAIEGVNQVYFTMGDTDFVVIAHLSGREMVHRLISDYEAIDEVVRTSSQFVVETVKDESYPLNDFELDTLVETVADDE from the coding sequence ATGGACGAGCGAAACGTTCGCATTCTTCAGGCTATCGCGGAACTCGGAACGGGGAGTCCGGACGAGATTTCGGAGTACACCGACATCCCGAAGTCGACCGTTCACTATCGACTCACGAAACTCAAAGAGAGCGGCGTCGTGACAGACGATCTGTTCGACATCGACCTCGAGGAGTTCGGACTCGAGATCACGGTGATCACGGAGGTCATCGCGGAGTACGAAGAGCAGTACCACGAGGAGGTCGGCGAGAAACTCGCCGCCATCGAGGGGGTCAATCAGGTGTACTTCACGATGGGCGACACCGATTTCGTCGTCATCGCCCACCTCTCGGGCCGCGAGATGGTCCACCGGCTCATCAGCGACTACGAGGCGATCGACGAGGTCGTCCGAACGAGTTCGCAGTTCGTCGTCGAAACGGTCAAAGACGAGTCCTACCCGCTGAACGACTTCGAACTGGACACGTTAGTCGAAACCGTCGCCGACGACGAGTGA
- a CDS encoding PGF-CTERM sorting domain-containing protein, with protein MIGLGTLRDLVPGSRQTLLALGFGLAVIASLVATGAMGASAAVGPDSNESVSEEAYVEAAPEPGDPYFEAAADDGSWISYENPRDEYRNPYLGDGSGKICVTLVNENGDPVVGESVPNTSVTIPTNDVTSWHSKADPMTVQFPMTEHYDRPLDADQFGTSPDIAQGDGYLDSHCIELHGNPEDATIEYGEAQISGENADRIDVAGYIQQIPEGDGWDTDIDPLTAAESYEEAGGGWTYEPGATHGQVDVILQLDAPADERFDPDGSSGSESETNETSDSTNENDQQPDESESGENDEMPGFGVLAALVALSVAVLARYRG; from the coding sequence ATGATCGGATTAGGAACGCTTCGAGACCTGGTTCCGGGCAGCCGGCAGACGCTTCTCGCGCTCGGGTTCGGACTGGCCGTCATCGCGAGTCTCGTCGCGACGGGTGCTATGGGCGCGTCTGCGGCCGTCGGTCCCGATTCGAACGAGTCCGTCTCGGAGGAGGCGTACGTCGAGGCCGCGCCGGAGCCGGGCGATCCCTACTTCGAGGCGGCGGCCGACGACGGTAGTTGGATCAGCTACGAGAACCCGCGCGACGAGTATCGGAACCCGTATCTCGGCGACGGCTCCGGGAAAATCTGTGTTACACTGGTTAACGAAAACGGCGACCCCGTCGTCGGTGAGTCGGTCCCCAACACGTCCGTGACGATTCCCACGAACGATGTCACGAGCTGGCACTCCAAGGCCGATCCGATGACCGTCCAGTTCCCCATGACCGAGCACTACGACCGTCCGCTCGACGCCGACCAGTTCGGAACGAGCCCGGACATCGCACAGGGCGACGGCTACTTGGATTCCCACTGTATCGAGTTGCACGGCAATCCCGAGGACGCGACGATCGAGTACGGCGAAGCGCAGATCAGCGGCGAGAACGCCGATCGAATCGACGTCGCCGGATACATTCAACAGATCCCCGAAGGCGACGGCTGGGATACCGACATCGACCCGCTAACCGCTGCGGAGTCCTACGAGGAAGCCGGCGGCGGCTGGACCTACGAACCCGGGGCCACGCACGGACAGGTCGACGTCATCCTGCAACTCGACGCACCGGCCGACGAACGGTTCGACCCCGACGGCTCGAGCGGCTCGGAGTCCGAAACGAACGAGACGAGCGACTCGACGAACGAGAACGACCAACAACCCGACGAGAGTGAGTCCGGCGAGAACGACGAAATGCCCGGGTTCGGCGTCCTTGCAGCCCTCGTCGCACTCTCGGTTGCCGTCCTCGCTCGATACCGCGGCTAA